Part of the Woronichinia naegeliana WA131 genome, ACCCGTCGCTTTTTTTTCTATTTCTTTATTAATTTTATTTATTAATTCCATTCCTATTTTTTTACGAAAATGAACCATCATTGACGCATTAAATGCTTCTTTGCTACTATAGCTTTCCATTCCTATAAAGTACTGTAAATAAGGGTTCTCTTTTATTTGTTCTACTGTTTCTCTGTCACTTTTTCCTGAAATTTCTTTGATAATTAATGCTCCTAATGCCATTCTAAATGATTTGGCTGGGGCTCCTTTTTTTTCTGTGAAGTTTTTTGCATATTCTTCCTCATATTCTTCCCAGGGAATCATTTTTGACATTTCTATCCAACGATTTTCTTCGTCTAACTGCCCGCCGAACAGATTTTTCAAGTTTTCTGGTGTTTCAATTGAGTACTGTTGCTTTCGGTACATCTGCTTTCTCTCTTCTTAATGCAATGGTTTTGAGGCATTCTACCCTATTTTCGTGCATTCTAGCGGTTCTTAATTCGCCTACTATTTTTCTCCGTAAAGGTTTCAGCTTTTTTCAGCAAGCCCTAAATAAGACATCCAAATTCAAAGCGATTGATAAATAATCCAAGGACAATATCGTGCATCACAATAGATTTGGAGAAACAAATCGTTTTTCTCGCTAATCTCTTTATTCGAGTTCTCAATGTCAAGTGCTTTCGTTCGATTTTTTGAGTATTATACTTACCCACCTCATGCAATGCTGGCTCAATATGTCGTTCGTAAGCCCCCCATCCATCTGTATAATATTGAGTAATACCAAAAGATTCTAACAACTCTTTTAGCCTTAGAAATGCTTCGTCTTTGTGACCAGACAAAACATAAGCTAATATCTCACCTGTCTTATGAGCAATAGCGTGCCATAACCATCTTTGCTCTTTTTTGCTCTTCACAAAACCCCACATTTCGTCGAGTTCTGCTTCCACGTCATTCCATTGGCAGAGCTTTACAATACTCTGACTGGGTTCCAGTTCTGCTAGTTTTTTTTCGTTGACGAATACTAAACTAGACTCTTTTTTTTTAGTTCACTAATCACTGTTGATGGACTAATCCTCAGCACACGGGCTGTATCCCTTATGCCACTACCATTCATTGCCATTTCGGCAATCTTTTCCTTTACTTCTGGCAAATAACCTTTATAAGTATAGTTTAAGATAAATGTGCAACGCTTACATTCTGTATTACGACATCTGTAACGCTCTTTCCCCTCCCCAGAGGGGCCGTGTTTCACAATATCCGTACTTTGACAACTTGGGCAAACAATTGCTTTGAATAGCATGGCACACCAATTTTAAGATTTACATTTATTTATTATTACTCTTTTCCACAGGTTTAGAACACGACCCCAATGAAAATCATGTTTTAGTGGTTGAGGTCAAAAGTAGTTTGGGGGTAAATGATGTCAAAGAATTACAATCAGACTTGAACAAATTTAGACAATTTTTTCCAGAATATGCCCAGAAGCAACTATACGGAGCCGTTGCAGGCATTGAGATTGAAGAGGGAGCAGATCGCTATGCCTATCGTCAAGGTTTATTTGTTTTAGCTCAGGCGGGAGAGACGGTTTCTATTTTAAATAATCCTGATTTTCAACCTAAAAATTGGTGATTAGGAGATCGCCTTTTGGTAAGATCATGACAAGATGAACAACTCAAGCGACGACATTATTATATGAAAGGGATTGGGGAAAACAGCAAATTATTGATTTGTTTGCAGTAATTGAAGCAAAAAGCCAAAAAGACCAAAAAGACGCTTAATTGATCTTCTTTAAAATATCCAAAGAGAATCTTCTGAATGACACAAAATTTGAATAATATCAATTTTATTCAGGAAAATAGTCAGCATCTAAAACTTGTTCAGAGCTAAAAGGACAATCCGAAGGAAAAGTTATTTTGGGCAAATTTGTTTCTTTTGAAGCATCATTGCAAGCCAATTGATAGCATTTTGAAAAAACTTCAGTCAAATAAGGCTTTAAGCTTGGGCTATCCTCCAAAACAGTAGAAATTTGCCGTCTTTGTTCATTAATGGTACTAATCCAGCTAGAAGTTCTTTTTTCGGGTTGGTATTGCCACTTAAGTAAGTGCATGAACAGCACAATTAGTCGGTTTTTAACTTCCCGTTTATCATTTCTTCCCATTGATTCGATCTCGTCTATCAGATTTTGTCGGTCTAAATCTTGTAAATCTCCATTTTTGAGTTGATTGACGGTTTGCTCAATCCAGAGATTAAAATCAGTATCATAAAGCGTTTGGGTTAGGGTCTTCATTTTCAATACTCATTCATAATTAATTATTTTAAGACTTTAGGGATTGTCATGGCTCAACTCCAGCTAAATCATCCCCAGTTGAAAAACTTGATTCGCCGTCAAATTTAATTCAGGAAAAGTTTGGGAAATAAGGCGATCGCCATTTTGAAATTTATTGATTTGATATTCTTCCTCTACCAAATTACAAATAGAAATTGTCGGTTGCTTAGGATTGCCAATAAAATTACGCCCTCCTAGAGCCCCATAATCCACAATCCAATATTCCAGAATTCCCATTTCCTCATAATCAGCAAATTTTAAATGGTAATCATTCCGCCAATTGGTCGAGACAACTTCAATCACTAATGGGATAGATACCC contains:
- a CDS encoding IS1 family transposase; translation: MEAELDEMWGFVKSKKEQRWLWHAIAHKTGEILAYVLSGHKDEAFLRLKELLESFGITQYYTDGWGAYERHIEPALHEVGKYNTQKIERKHLTLRTRIKRLARKTICFSKSIVMHDIVLGLFINRFEFGCLI
- a CDS encoding IS1-like element transposase produces the protein MPEVKEKIAEMAMNGSGIRDTARVLRISPSTVISELKKKSLV
- a CDS encoding DUF29 domain-containing protein; its protein translation is MKTLTQTLYDTDFNLWIEQTVNQLKNGDLQDLDRQNLIDEIESMGRNDKREVKNRLIVLFMHLLKWQYQPEKRTSSWISTINEQRRQISTVLEDSPSLKPYLTEVFSKCYQLACNDASKETNLPKITFPSDCPFSSEQVLDADYFPE